A single genomic interval of Osmerus eperlanus chromosome 14, fOsmEpe2.1, whole genome shotgun sequence harbors:
- the adra1d gene encoding alpha-1D adrenergic receptor, protein MPYSNLKNESDDGIYFETLNASFTDQILPNISNTTCRNIDMDAQIIGVGVFLSVFILAAIVGNILVILSVLCNRHLQTVTNFFIVNLAIADLLLSIIVLPFSASLEVLGCWVFGRIFCNIWAAVDVLCCTASILSLCIISIDRYIGVKYCLKYPTIMTEKKAGVILVVVWVSSMVISIGPLLGWKEPPPLDESICSITEEPGYALFSSLFSFYLPLMVILVMYFRVYVVARRTTKSLEAGVKRERNKSMEVVLRIHCRSVLEDTRSAGSKNKNHPFRSSLSVRLMKFSREKKAAKTLAIVVGMFILCWLPFFFVLPLGSFFPALKPSDPVFKVIFWLGYFNSCINPIIYPCSSKEFQRAFTRLLRCQCHRRRRVLRRFYDQRWRTAVKGATSRDRRDSYHPGFAIHESCGNPLYYKDKSRPISFKGWSLFSPLDKSSFHLREKMNNLSNKIKGGPVKGTTPALGRAEIDTVSMGIFNDCAEQSSFQIYDLSECYGLKETDI, encoded by the exons ATGCCATATTCTAATTTGAAGAACGAAAGCGATGATGGAATCTATTTTGAAACACTCAATGCGTCTTTTACGGACCAAATACTCCCAAACATCAGCAACACGACCTGCAGGAACATTGATATGGACGCTCAGATCATCGGGGTTGGAGTCTTTTTGTCTGTGTTTATATTGGCGGCAATTGTGGGGAACATTTTGGTTATTCTTTCTGTGCTGTGCAATAGACACTTACAGACTGTGACAAACTTTTTCATTGTCAACTTGGCTATAGCTGATTTGCTATTGAGCATTATTGTGCTACCATTTTCTGCGTCTTTGGAGGTCCTGGGATGCTGGGTTTTTGGTCGGATCTTCTGTAACATCTGGGCAGCCGTGGACGTGCTGTGCTGCACCGCATCTATCCTCAGTCTCTGTATAATTTCCATAGATAGGTACATCGGGGTTAAATACTGCTTAAAATACCCCACCATCATGACCGAGAAGAAAGCAGGGGTGATTTTGGTGGTCGTGTGGGTGTCTTCTATGGTCATCTCCATAGGACCTCTATTGGGATGGAAGGAACCGCCACCTTTGGATGAGAGCATATGCAGCATCACTGAAGAGCCAGGTTATGCGCTCTTTTCCTCGCTCTTTTCTTTCTACCTCCCGCTCATGGTCATCCTAGTAATGTATTTCAGAGTCTATGTGGTGGCCCGAAGGACTACCAAGAGTTTAGAGGCGGGAGTCAAACGAGAGAGAAATAAGTCGATGGAAGTGGTGCTCCGGATACACTGTCGGAGTGTCCTGGAGGACACGCGCTCCGCTGGCTCCAAGAATAAAAATCACCCTTTCCGAAGTTCGCTGTCGGTGCGCTTGATGAAGTTCTCCAGAGAGAAAAAAGCTGCTAAAACTCTGGCTATCGTTGTTGGGATGTTTATTCTGTGTTGGCTAccgtttttctttgttttgcCACTGG GCTCTTTCTTCCCAGCCTTGAAGCCCTCTGACCCCGTGTTTAAGGTGATCTTCTGGCTGGGCTACTTTAACAGCTGCATCAACCCAATCATCTACCCCTGCTCCAGTAAAGAGTTCCAGCGAGCCTTCACCCGCCTCCTGAGGTGTCAGTGTCACCGGCGCCGGAGAGTCCTGCGTCGCTTCTACGACCAGCGCTGGCGGACCGCCGTCAAGGGCGCCACCAGTCGGGACCGCCGAGACAGCTACCACCCTGGCTTCGCCATCCACGAGTCGTGCGGGAACCCTCTCTACTATAAGGACAAAAGTCGCCCAATCAGCTTCAAGGGGTGGAGTCTGTTCTCACCACTGGACAAGTCCTCCTTCCACCTCAGGGAGAAGATGAACAACCTGTCCAATAAGATCAAGGGGGGCCCGGTCAAAGGGACCACGCCCGCGCTGGGACGGGCTGAGATTGACACCGTCTCCATGGGGATCTTCAATGACTGTGCCGAGCAGAGTAGTTTCCAGATCTATGACCTGTCAGAGTGTTATGGTCTAAAGGAGACTGATATTTAG